A single genomic interval of Nodosilinea sp. PGN35 harbors:
- a CDS encoding DegT/DnrJ/EryC1/StrS family aminotransferase has translation MSVIPPVDLTEQFRTIQSDVNAAVAEVLASGQYINGPVVETFAQAFGDYVGTEHCIVCNSGTDALYLALRALNIGPGDEVITSPFTFIATAEAISAVGATPVFVDIDLDTFNIDVASIEAAVSDRTRAIMPVHLFGRPVDMGPIMDLAARHDLTVIEDCAQATGAEWMGQQVGRVGQVGCFSFFPTKNLGGCGDGGALTTNDEALAATARMLTEHGSRVKYHHEAIGVNSRLDSVQAAILAIKLRHLDRWNQQRSQVADRYHSLLAPVPEVVRPLPVTFGRSVWNQYTLRLPQATAKGQERNQVQQLMREAGVICMVYYPLPLHLQPVYRSLGYQLGALPNAEAAAHQVLSLPMFPELTAAAQEQVVQTLRAVLTQVELKAAQYC, from the coding sequence GTGAGTGTAATTCCTCCTGTTGATCTTACGGAGCAGTTTCGAACAATTCAATCCGATGTAAATGCTGCGGTGGCTGAGGTGCTGGCCTCTGGCCAATACATCAATGGACCGGTTGTCGAAACCTTTGCCCAGGCTTTTGGAGATTATGTAGGCACTGAGCACTGCATTGTGTGCAACTCGGGTACCGATGCGCTTTATCTGGCCCTGCGAGCTTTAAACATTGGCCCCGGCGACGAGGTGATCACTTCGCCCTTTACCTTTATTGCCACGGCGGAAGCGATTAGCGCCGTGGGGGCAACGCCAGTGTTTGTGGATATTGACCTCGACACCTTCAATATAGACGTGGCCAGCATTGAGGCCGCTGTTAGCGATCGCACCCGGGCCATCATGCCCGTACACCTGTTTGGGCGGCCTGTGGATATGGGGCCGATCATGGATTTAGCCGCTCGCCACGACCTGACGGTGATTGAAGACTGCGCCCAGGCCACCGGAGCCGAGTGGATGGGGCAGCAGGTGGGCCGCGTGGGACAGGTGGGCTGCTTTAGCTTTTTTCCCACTAAAAACCTGGGGGGCTGCGGCGACGGCGGTGCCCTGACCACCAACGACGAGGCCCTAGCCGCCACCGCCCGCATGCTGACAGAGCACGGCAGTCGGGTGAAGTACCACCACGAAGCCATCGGCGTTAACAGCCGCCTCGACTCGGTTCAGGCGGCAATTTTGGCAATCAAACTGCGCCACCTCGATCGCTGGAACCAGCAGCGATCGCAGGTGGCCGATCGCTACCACAGCCTGCTAGCTCCGGTGCCTGAAGTCGTGCGGCCGCTGCCTGTGACCTTTGGGCGATCGGTGTGGAACCAGTACACCCTGCGCCTACCCCAGGCCACCGCCAAGGGCCAGGAGCGCAACCAGGTACAGCAGCTTATGCGCGAGGCTGGCGTCATCTGCATGGTGTATTACCCCCTGCCGCTGCACTTACAGCCTGTCTACCGCAGCCTGGGCTACCAACTCGGCGCTCTGCCCAACGCAGAAGCCGCTGCCCACCAGGTGCTGTCACTGCCCATGTTTCCGGAACTGACGGCGGCAGCCCAAGAGCAGGTGGTGCAAACCCTGCGGGCCGTCTTAACTCAGGTAGAACTCAAGGCCGCGCAGTACTGCTAG
- the ribD gene encoding bifunctional diaminohydroxyphosphoribosylaminopyrimidine deaminase/5-amino-6-(5-phosphoribosylamino)uracil reductase RibD, translated as MPNLSTLPEGSSPPAADHPRWMQRCLELARLAAGQTAPNPMVGCVVWQQGLVVGEGFHPGAGQSHAEVFALAQAGSKASGATLYVNLEPCNHTGRTPPCTEAVIRAGIRQVVVGMVDPDPRVSGSGIERLRQAGLDVVVGVEQDACQQLNEAFVQRITRQRPLGLLKYAMTLDGKSAAVGGHSAWITGSTARAAVHQLRSTCDAVVVGGSTVRHDNPRLTSHGHSSHNPLRVVMSRRLELPREANLWRTEDAPTAVFTGPEADPACRQILVAQGVEVISLPILTPRLVTEHLYQRGCATVLWECGGILAAQAIQDGVIDKLWAFVAPKLVGGVAAPSPIGDLGIHRMDLALPLKHTTWRSLGDDLLLEGYLDLQPKERVSPASSA; from the coding sequence GTGCCCAATCTCTCTACTCTTCCTGAGGGTTCCTCTCCCCCCGCTGCCGATCACCCTCGCTGGATGCAGCGCTGCCTCGAACTGGCTCGCCTCGCCGCCGGTCAAACGGCACCCAATCCGATGGTGGGGTGCGTCGTATGGCAGCAGGGCCTGGTCGTCGGAGAAGGCTTTCACCCCGGTGCTGGGCAGTCTCACGCTGAAGTGTTTGCCCTAGCTCAGGCAGGATCCAAGGCCTCAGGGGCAACCCTCTACGTCAACCTAGAGCCCTGCAATCACACCGGACGGACTCCCCCCTGCACCGAGGCGGTAATCCGAGCCGGGATTCGTCAGGTCGTCGTCGGCATGGTTGACCCCGATCCCAGGGTGTCGGGTTCCGGCATTGAGCGGCTCCGCCAGGCCGGTCTGGATGTAGTCGTTGGCGTTGAACAAGATGCCTGCCAACAGCTCAACGAGGCTTTTGTGCAGCGGATAACCCGCCAGCGCCCCCTGGGCTTGCTGAAGTACGCCATGACCCTAGACGGTAAGAGCGCCGCCGTCGGTGGCCATAGTGCCTGGATTACCGGATCCACAGCTCGCGCCGCTGTACACCAACTGCGCTCTACCTGCGATGCCGTGGTTGTAGGCGGCAGTACCGTTCGCCACGACAACCCCCGTTTAACCAGCCATGGCCACAGCTCCCACAACCCTCTGCGGGTCGTCATGAGCCGTCGCCTCGAACTTCCTCGTGAGGCCAACCTATGGCGCACGGAAGACGCTCCGACTGCGGTATTTACCGGGCCTGAGGCAGACCCAGCCTGTCGCCAGATTTTAGTAGCCCAGGGCGTCGAGGTGATCTCGCTGCCGATTCTTACCCCTCGGCTGGTCACCGAGCATCTCTACCAACGCGGCTGCGCAACGGTGCTGTGGGAATGCGGCGGCATTCTGGCAGCTCAGGCTATTCAAGATGGAGTAATCGATAAACTTTGGGCGTTTGTAGCCCCCAAGTTGGTCGGGGGAGTCGCAGCTCCTAGCCCCATTGGCGATCTAGGCATCCACCGTATGGATTTAGCCCTCCCGTTGAAGCACACCACCTGGCGTAGCCTAGGCGATGACCTACTGCTGGAGGGCTATTTAGACCTCCAGCCCAAAGAGCGAGTGAGCCCGGCTTCCAGCGCTTAG
- a CDS encoding co-chaperone YbbN, whose amino-acid sequence MPMSVGEAAFRTTVLESDLPVLVHFWAPWCGLCKLITPVLQSFQAEWEGHIKLVDVNADENLRLANAYRLSSLPTLLMFEQGEVCQRVESFRGKEDLRLVLDAFMRHRELTYDIPRLVRIYP is encoded by the coding sequence ATGCCGATGTCTGTTGGCGAAGCCGCGTTTAGAACAACCGTACTTGAGTCAGATCTCCCCGTACTGGTTCATTTTTGGGCTCCGTGGTGTGGGCTCTGCAAGCTCATTACCCCAGTTCTACAGAGTTTTCAGGCCGAGTGGGAAGGCCATATCAAGCTAGTCGATGTCAATGCCGACGAAAACTTACGGTTGGCCAATGCCTACCGCCTCTCAAGTTTGCCGACCCTGCTGATGTTTGAGCAGGGCGAGGTGTGTCAGCGGGTAGAATCCTTTCGCGGCAAGGAGGATCTGCGGCTCGTGCTCGATGCCTTCATGCGCCACCGCGAGCTGACCTACGATATTCCTCGACTAGTGCGAATTTATCCCTAG
- a CDS encoding PAS domain-containing sensor histidine kinase → MARLRPTLQSLGDFLTARLSKRIAYWVFVSIVVIEGVILVPSVMRRERELLNYLRALSTAQAFGRLDEATLATLEDRMLIDYLQAIQTNRVILGGAIYDLAGTQVGGFGEMPQLTLAESQRRAMAGRYFRRQQRYDAPWDMPPLRDRYVLIVRHDARGVQREFFAFIGRIVGLVVIISVFVTGATLVVLRQLVITPIMLLRQDLTTAGRAIGDDSDTQSLAFASLPYARADELGDVIAAFEQMFGQITAAVATRKQSEMRFRTLVEQAADAFFVVDGAGQIVDVNRNACDSLGYSREDLLQRSVSDIQTTHSQADFAALWQRLRPGQPQTLEGWHQRQDGSSFPVEVRLGLLILGEERYGLALARDISDRKVAAAAQARLAEIGELAAMIVHEVRNPLNTVLLGLNSFRSLELPERFQTRLSLALEESERLQKLLNGILMYAREPTLTLESLEINGLVEHLATALGHDRGESPPLRVTTLPYPVMVKGDRDQLKQVFINLVANAQEADPAGAVTWVVQPPTPGQVTVTIHNGGAPIAPELLPRLTQPFFTTKPSGNGLGLAITKRIVEAHRGQLTITSTAAGTAVMVTLPLAIARLSPQGQAIVQRPSVDRPSVDRPSKRRPDREP, encoded by the coding sequence ATGGCTCGGCTTCGCCCAACGCTGCAATCCCTCGGTGATTTTTTAACGGCCAGGCTATCTAAACGCATCGCCTACTGGGTATTTGTAAGCATTGTTGTGATCGAGGGGGTGATTTTAGTGCCCTCGGTGATGCGGCGGGAGCGGGAGCTGCTCAACTACCTGCGCGCCCTCTCCACCGCCCAGGCCTTTGGTCGGCTGGACGAGGCCACCCTGGCCACCCTCGAAGACCGCATGCTGATCGACTATCTCCAGGCCATTCAAACTAACCGGGTGATACTCGGCGGGGCAATCTACGATTTGGCTGGTACCCAGGTGGGTGGTTTTGGCGAGATGCCCCAGCTTACCCTGGCGGAGAGTCAGCGGCGCGCTATGGCCGGGCGCTACTTTCGTCGTCAGCAGCGCTACGACGCCCCCTGGGACATGCCGCCCCTGCGCGATCGCTACGTGCTGATCGTGCGCCACGATGCCCGCGGGGTGCAGCGAGAGTTCTTCGCCTTTATCGGTCGCATCGTCGGGCTGGTGGTGATCATCTCGGTGTTTGTGACCGGAGCGACCCTAGTGGTACTGCGGCAGCTGGTGATTACGCCCATTATGCTGCTGCGGCAGGATCTCACCACCGCAGGCCGGGCCATTGGTGACGACAGTGATACCCAGAGCCTGGCCTTTGCCTCGTTGCCCTACGCCCGCGCCGACGAACTGGGGGACGTGATTGCCGCCTTCGAGCAGATGTTTGGGCAGATTACCGCCGCTGTAGCGACCCGCAAGCAGAGCGAAATGCGGTTTCGCACCTTGGTAGAGCAGGCGGCGGACGCATTTTTTGTCGTCGATGGGGCGGGGCAAATTGTGGATGTCAACCGCAACGCCTGCGACAGTTTGGGCTACAGTCGCGAGGATTTGCTTCAGCGGTCGGTGAGCGACATTCAAACTACCCACAGCCAGGCTGACTTTGCGGCGCTTTGGCAGCGGCTCAGGCCGGGACAGCCCCAAACCCTGGAGGGCTGGCACCAGCGCCAGGACGGCAGCAGCTTTCCGGTGGAGGTGCGGCTAGGGCTGCTAATTTTGGGGGAGGAACGCTACGGGCTAGCGCTGGCCCGGGACATCAGCGATCGCAAAGTTGCCGCTGCGGCCCAGGCCCGGCTGGCCGAAATCGGTGAACTGGCCGCCATGATCGTCCATGAGGTGCGCAACCCGCTCAATACGGTGCTGCTGGGGTTGAACTCCTTCCGCTCCCTGGAGTTGCCCGAGCGCTTTCAAACCCGCCTCAGCCTGGCCCTAGAAGAGTCAGAACGGCTGCAGAAGCTGCTCAACGGCATTTTGATGTACGCTCGAGAGCCGACGTTGACCCTAGAGTCTCTGGAGATCAACGGTCTTGTCGAGCACCTTGCCACCGCCCTGGGGCACGATCGGGGCGAATCGCCACCGCTGCGGGTCACCACTCTGCCCTACCCCGTGATGGTGAAGGGCGATCGCGACCAGCTCAAGCAGGTGTTTATCAATCTCGTTGCCAATGCCCAGGAGGCTGACCCAGCGGGCGCTGTCACCTGGGTGGTGCAGCCCCCAACCCCAGGCCAGGTAACCGTCACTATTCACAACGGCGGCGCACCGATCGCACCGGAACTGCTGCCCAGGCTCACCCAGCCCTTTTTCACCACGAAGCCCTCGGGCAATGGTCTCGGCCTAGCTATTACAAAGCGCATCGTAGAAGCCCATCGAGGGCAGCTGACGATAACCTCAACTGCGGCGGGGACGGCGGTCATGGTCACTCTGCCCCTGGCGATCGCTCGCCTTTCCCCGCAGGGGCAAGCTATTGTCCAGCGGCCCTCTGTCGATCGGCCCTCTGTCGATCGGCCCTCTAAAAGGCGTCCAGATCGAGAGCCTTAG
- a CDS encoding AarF/ABC1/UbiB kinase family protein, translating into MVATDPAFTGTYDAAAIARYFRWRLGTLAWRILQISWWLGTFVLGLQLDQWLGREEQNRPRRAVQLRQVLTNLGPTFIKVGQALSTRPDLVRQDFLDELTKLQDQLPPFPTDEAMAIVEAELSYSPEEIFSHLSPLPVAAASLGQVYRGRLFTGEEVAVKVQRPYLRPVLCRDLYLMRWAAQWLGNFLPLNLGHDLTLIVDEFGTKLFEEIDYLNEGRNAERFAANFKDDPTVKVPVIYWPYCSQRVLTLEWIDGCKLTDTESLKQDNLDPDQLIEIGVTAGLRQLLEFGFFHADPHPGNLFALADGRMAYIDFGMMDQLDQVTKETLVDAVVHLINQDFDSLGRDFVKLGFLTPETDLGPIIPALQRVLGGALGARVGDFNFKTITDQFSELMYEYPFRVPAKFALIIRSLVTQEGLALSLNPNFKIINVAYPYVARRLLVGETPALRQRLLEVLFQDGQLQWQRLENMLAIAQGDTGFDLLPTAGMGIRYLMSEEGVHLRQMIVLALTEDDRLHTQEVQRLWSLVKDDISLERVLGVAWGALASYSLERAEQLVPVVGDLRQVLRS; encoded by the coding sequence GTGGTAGCGACAGATCCGGCTTTTACAGGCACCTATGATGCAGCGGCGATCGCCCGCTACTTTCGCTGGCGATTGGGCACCCTGGCCTGGAGAATTCTACAAATTTCGTGGTGGCTGGGCACGTTCGTGCTGGGTCTTCAGCTAGATCAGTGGCTCGGTCGCGAGGAGCAAAATCGCCCTCGTCGGGCTGTGCAGCTGCGCCAGGTGCTGACCAACTTGGGGCCAACCTTCATTAAGGTAGGCCAGGCGCTCTCCACCCGCCCCGACCTGGTGCGCCAAGACTTTCTCGACGAGCTCACTAAGCTGCAAGACCAGCTGCCACCCTTTCCCACCGACGAGGCGATGGCCATCGTAGAAGCAGAGCTCAGCTACAGCCCAGAAGAAATTTTTAGCCACCTATCCCCTCTACCAGTAGCCGCCGCCAGTTTGGGGCAGGTCTATCGAGGACGCCTGTTTACCGGGGAAGAGGTGGCCGTCAAAGTGCAGCGCCCCTACCTGCGGCCGGTGCTGTGCCGCGACCTCTACCTGATGCGGTGGGCCGCCCAATGGCTGGGGAATTTTTTGCCCCTCAACCTGGGCCACGACCTCACCCTGATTGTGGATGAGTTTGGCACCAAGCTATTTGAGGAAATTGACTACCTCAACGAGGGCCGCAACGCTGAGCGATTTGCCGCCAACTTTAAAGATGACCCGACCGTCAAGGTTCCCGTTATCTACTGGCCCTACTGTAGTCAGCGGGTGCTCACCCTAGAGTGGATCGACGGCTGCAAGCTGACCGATACAGAATCGCTCAAGCAGGACAACCTAGATCCCGATCAACTGATTGAAATCGGCGTTACGGCAGGGCTGCGTCAGCTGCTCGAGTTTGGGTTTTTCCACGCCGACCCCCACCCCGGCAACCTGTTTGCCCTCGCCGATGGCCGCATGGCCTACATCGACTTCGGCATGATGGATCAGCTTGACCAGGTCACAAAAGAGACCCTGGTGGACGCGGTTGTCCACCTGATCAACCAAGACTTTGACAGCCTGGGCAGAGATTTTGTCAAGCTGGGCTTTTTGACGCCTGAAACTGACCTGGGCCCGATCATTCCCGCCCTTCAGCGCGTGCTGGGGGGGGCGCTGGGGGCCAGGGTAGGAGACTTTAACTTTAAGACCATCACCGATCAGTTTTCGGAGCTGATGTACGAGTATCCCTTTCGGGTACCGGCCAAGTTTGCCCTGATCATTCGCTCCCTTGTCACCCAGGAGGGTCTGGCCCTCAGCCTCAACCCCAATTTTAAGATCATCAACGTGGCCTACCCCTACGTGGCCCGCCGTCTGCTGGTAGGAGAAACCCCGGCCCTGCGTCAGCGGCTGCTGGAGGTGCTGTTTCAGGACGGCCAGCTCCAGTGGCAGCGGCTGGAAAACATGCTGGCGATCGCCCAGGGAGACACCGGCTTTGACCTGCTGCCCACCGCAGGAATGGGCATTCGCTATCTGATGTCCGAGGAGGGGGTCCACCTGCGCCAGATGATTGTGCTGGCCCTGACGGAGGATGACCGACTGCACACCCAGGAGGTGCAGCGGCTGTGGTCGCTGGTTAAGGATGACATTTCCCTTGAGCGCGTGCTGGGGGTGGCCTGGGGCGCATTGGCCAGCTATTCCCTGGAGCGGGCAGAGCAGTTGGTACCTGTTGTTGGCGACCTGCGTCAGGTGCTGCGCTCCTAG
- a CDS encoding EamA family transporter — translation MGPSDHLPDANLAQPEPQSAEAILRVLGHDLETLRHQIAGYLSEDIAQLQAKKQRLMADIEALEGDFESLQAQHRQLQTTYAEGLSQQQIAQQQAWAKRLAIALATHLQGRLETALTTAQPNTLQAAPYEAAIPPLTNASQRLAALDATLHSTLASLQHDLTSYQSSISQQLNRMQSVEQQGEAILEALVARLSQQLQSQMVTAPARTGYSPLAPAPSGTSAGPALPPNPNRGPQPSPAQPGEAAAPPSHARLGYATAQPPQPLRQPRSKTSPQEPLSPGAPEATALETSSPSALPDLQLGLLMVVLSTLALSLHNVIVGVIGYGALLLGQIPVAAVLPLTIPSSLLLLWLRMVVVVPLLALVAPRIYPHVGRDLRQIFQSADRRPLVQVIASGGFLFLSQVLIYKAIADVGPGVAVTLLFMYPLITVPLAWFLFGDRPTPLRLVVMFAISMGIVFTALPRIYSDLSGDSVSLWGVGAALLASIAFALFLVSMQLCFKRLHPVPVSLLQFSTIFILTSLILIVGSFFGLDPGEPTRPLGLYIGAGLLGLLTLLGYLFNNYGVKLLGASQASIVAASGPVVTAILAYLITPGEKSALLFIQWMGVILVTLGVISLSLERLASQRRQAKRRSAVPANTGQWP, via the coding sequence ATGGGGCCCTCTGACCATCTACCCGATGCCAACCTCGCCCAGCCTGAACCCCAATCGGCTGAGGCCATTTTGCGAGTCTTAGGCCACGACCTAGAGACCCTCCGCCACCAGATCGCAGGCTACCTCTCCGAAGACATCGCCCAACTCCAGGCCAAAAAGCAGCGGCTGATGGCCGATATTGAAGCCCTAGAGGGGGATTTTGAATCCCTTCAGGCCCAGCACCGGCAGCTGCAAACTACCTACGCAGAAGGCTTGAGTCAGCAGCAAATTGCCCAGCAGCAGGCCTGGGCTAAACGCCTGGCGATCGCCCTGGCCACCCACCTGCAGGGACGGCTAGAAACCGCCCTGACCACCGCCCAGCCCAACACCCTCCAGGCTGCCCCCTACGAGGCAGCCATTCCGCCTCTGACCAACGCCAGCCAGCGCCTGGCCGCCCTCGATGCCACGCTCCACAGCACCCTAGCCTCCCTACAGCACGATCTGACCAGCTACCAGAGCAGCATCTCCCAACAGCTCAACCGCATGCAGAGCGTTGAACAACAGGGAGAAGCCATCCTAGAGGCTCTGGTCGCCCGGCTCAGCCAGCAGCTGCAAAGCCAGATGGTGACCGCCCCAGCCCGAACCGGCTACAGCCCCCTGGCTCCAGCGCCCAGCGGCACCTCAGCTGGGCCAGCACTGCCCCCCAACCCCAATCGCGGGCCTCAGCCCAGCCCAGCCCAGCCCGGGGAGGCCGCCGCGCCCCCCAGTCACGCCCGCCTGGGCTATGCCACGGCCCAGCCCCCCCAACCTCTCCGGCAGCCTCGGTCAAAGACCAGCCCCCAGGAGCCTTTGTCGCCTGGCGCTCCAGAGGCTACCGCCCTGGAGACCAGCTCCCCATCAGCCTTGCCGGATCTTCAGCTGGGGCTGCTGATGGTGGTGCTCTCGACCCTGGCGCTGTCGCTGCACAACGTAATTGTGGGGGTGATTGGCTACGGGGCGCTGCTGCTGGGGCAAATTCCTGTGGCGGCGGTGCTGCCCTTGACCATTCCCAGCTCGCTGCTGCTGCTGTGGCTGCGGATGGTCGTGGTGGTGCCCCTCCTGGCCCTGGTAGCCCCCCGCATTTATCCCCACGTAGGCAGGGATTTACGCCAGATTTTTCAAAGCGCCGATCGCCGTCCCCTGGTACAGGTCATTGCCAGCGGCGGGTTCCTGTTTTTGTCCCAGGTGCTGATCTACAAGGCGATTGCCGATGTCGGCCCCGGCGTAGCAGTGACGCTGCTGTTTATGTATCCCCTGATCACGGTGCCGCTGGCCTGGTTTTTGTTTGGCGATCGCCCTACCCCCCTGCGCCTGGTGGTCATGTTCGCCATCAGCATGGGCATTGTATTCACCGCCCTGCCCCGCATCTATAGCGACCTCAGCGGCGACAGCGTATCGCTGTGGGGGGTAGGGGCGGCGCTGCTGGCCAGCATAGCCTTTGCCCTCTTTTTGGTATCTATGCAGCTGTGCTTCAAGCGACTGCACCCGGTGCCCGTGAGCCTGCTTCAGTTTTCGACCATTTTTATTCTTACCAGCCTGATTTTAATCGTGGGGTCTTTCTTTGGTCTCGACCCCGGCGAGCCCACCCGCCCCCTGGGGCTATACATCGGTGCCGGACTGTTGGGGCTGCTGACCCTGCTGGGCTATCTGTTTAACAACTACGGGGTGAAGCTGCTCGGGGCATCCCAGGCGTCGATTGTGGCAGCCAGTGGGCCGGTGGTGACCGCAATTTTGGCCTACTTGATCACTCCAGGCGAAAAATCGGCTCTGCTATTTATTCAGTGGATGGGAGTTATTTTAGTCACCCTGGGAGTAATTTCCCTCAGCCTAGAGCGCTTGGCCAGCCAGCGTCGCCAGGCCAAGCGCCGCAGTGCAGTACCCGCCAACACCGGGCAGTGGCCCTAG